The following are from one region of the Streptomyces changanensis genome:
- the bdeA gene encoding bis(hydroxyethyl) terephthalate hydrolase, giving the protein MQATPQSSTPAPGNGPARHRRRSRGPILGALASAAALAGLATMLTGGANAAENPYERGPAPTEASVTATRGTYAVSETRVPRFSVSGFGGGTIYYPTSTDDGTFGAVAISPGYTARQSSIAWLGPRLASQGFVVFTIDTNTTSDQPASRGDQLLAALDYLTKTSSVRSRVDGTRLGVMGHSMGGGGTLEAAKDRPSLKAAIPLTAWNLDKNWPEIRTPTLIVGADGDTVASVRSHSEPFYESLPSSLDRAYLELNNAHHLTPNMSNTTIAKYSISWLKRFIDNDTRYERFLCPLPRPSLSIAEYRGTCPHTA; this is encoded by the coding sequence ATGCAGGCAACTCCCCAGTCGTCCACACCCGCCCCGGGAAACGGTCCGGCGCGGCACCGCCGTCGGTCCCGCGGCCCGATCCTGGGTGCCCTCGCGTCCGCGGCGGCGCTGGCCGGCCTGGCGACCATGCTCACCGGCGGCGCGAACGCCGCCGAGAACCCCTACGAGCGTGGTCCGGCCCCCACCGAGGCCAGTGTGACGGCCACGCGCGGCACGTACGCCGTCTCCGAGACCAGGGTCCCCCGGTTCAGCGTGTCCGGGTTCGGCGGTGGCACGATCTACTACCCGACCAGCACCGACGACGGCACATTCGGCGCCGTGGCGATCTCCCCGGGGTACACCGCGCGCCAGTCCTCGATCGCCTGGCTGGGGCCGCGGCTCGCCTCCCAGGGCTTCGTGGTGTTCACCATCGACACCAACACCACCTCGGACCAGCCGGCCTCCCGCGGCGACCAGTTGCTGGCCGCGCTCGACTACCTCACGAAGACCAGCAGCGTCCGCAGCCGGGTGGACGGCACGCGGCTCGGGGTCATGGGCCACTCGATGGGCGGCGGCGGCACGCTGGAGGCGGCCAAGGACCGGCCCTCGCTCAAGGCCGCCATCCCGCTCACCGCGTGGAACCTGGACAAGAACTGGCCGGAGATCCGGACGCCCACCCTGATCGTCGGAGCGGACGGCGACACCGTCGCCTCGGTCCGCTCGCACTCCGAACCGTTCTACGAGAGCCTGCCGTCCTCGCTGGATCGGGCGTACCTGGAGCTGAACAACGCCCACCACCTGACGCCGAACATGTCGAACACGACGATCGCGAAGTACAGCATCAGCTGGCTGAAGCGGTTCATCGACAACGACACCCGCTACGAGCGGTTCCTGTGCCCGTTGCCGCGGCCGAGCTTGTCGATCGCGGAGTACCGGGGCACCTGCCCGCACACCGCGTGA
- a CDS encoding WD40 repeat domain-containing protein: MTAPDPHGPRRPQRPERDVTLQAWASGHGAVYQAFGDVVVVHHDHFHAAAEEYGRTTGPSSIDECPYPGLRPFEMTDSAWFFGREKLVGRLVDRLEKCLSDRLPLAVVAPSGAGKSSLLRAGLLPAVAHGRLPGSQAWPQLLFTPSDAPLAALVSALARLTDEEEADVHEALSQGGEALSALIRARLTLDHRSRLLLVVDQLEELFTLCPDPAVRRRFVDALHGLTGGDEPAAVVVYALRSDAYGDCAAHPFLADGLVHRQVIVGPMTEDEVRRTMTRPAERSRLKLAPGLVDVIVRDLRATTRVDGQSYETSRLPLLAHALRATWQQRRDDTLTVDSYQDTGGIAEAVQASAEDEFTRLDDADHQVVRQMFLALVRTGENGEVSRRRRTRADLLLAMSRPERLPDLVQRFTAARLLTQGVERGEATVEITHEALLRAWPRLRGWIAEAGSGALTRQAAEETAVAWERGGRQDAGLLYSGGRLEAATAWAEDTGPEEVGPLLADFLAASRRQERRTRLVRKGAVVTVVVLAVVASALAVFSSQQRELAVRQRNDAIFSRVAAEADRRRDADPALAAQLDLVAHEMRPTPEGRTRLIRASGTVLPMALPGAHGIVHSTAFREDGTLLTGTDRVRLWDVKPDAAAKVLGTAASPGPGIRVAAAYDARGALAAVGSGDGTFRLVDVSDPRRPVPLSAWTQAGAGAVPVLSFSPDGRTLALGTKDQRDGVTRGTVQLWDVGDPRRPRRVSTVLSLRGQHVGSVAFSPVGATLAVGGGTAPRSSLLRLWDVSDPARPAALGGNLGGHTTIVNRVVFNSTGNLMASAASDRKVYLWDTSDPGEPKQVQHLILGSEATALAFSADWRLLATGENSGDVNLWNVAAPAFARPVAPTLRGHTSTLTQLAFDADGRTLVSGSGDGRIQVWRIPGTLVVTDHGAWVAAVALSGDGRLLAAASGAWVSLWDVSDPRRPTRVGTLPQSPGTVSALSFRPGPSDRPVLATGEVAGRVRLWDVAAPAHPRRVSDAPGALPHQVGGLVFDAQGHTLIATAMGYERGFDGGVRAWAVTDPSRPAALHNAHLAARTPPLRAVAAAPASGHVYTGDTVSGRLRVWRTGPGTAPVPVRGTAGGQMVMALAADPRGRLLVTGSGESLVRFWDVSDPRSPVAAGAPSRAGGPVYSVGFSTDGRLAAAGNSIGEIRLWDTADPTRTAAYGSPVSGHRGTVRSLVFTPHDGTLISGGEDGTLRLWQTDPDAARAVVCAATRFAMTPERWKEYVSTALPYAPPCRR, encoded by the coding sequence GTGACGGCTCCGGACCCGCACGGCCCGCGCCGCCCGCAGCGTCCGGAGCGTGACGTCACGCTGCAGGCCTGGGCCTCGGGCCACGGCGCCGTCTACCAGGCGTTCGGGGACGTGGTCGTGGTCCACCACGACCATTTCCACGCGGCTGCCGAGGAGTACGGGCGCACCACGGGCCCCTCGTCGATCGACGAGTGCCCCTACCCCGGCCTCCGTCCGTTCGAGATGACGGACTCGGCGTGGTTCTTCGGCCGCGAGAAGCTGGTCGGCCGGCTCGTGGACCGCCTGGAGAAGTGCCTCTCCGACCGTCTGCCGCTGGCGGTCGTCGCCCCTTCGGGGGCGGGCAAGTCGTCGTTGCTGAGGGCCGGCCTGCTCCCCGCGGTGGCTCACGGGCGCTTACCCGGTTCGCAAGCCTGGCCCCAACTCCTCTTCACCCCGTCCGATGCCCCGCTGGCCGCTCTCGTGTCGGCACTCGCCCGACTCACGGACGAGGAGGAGGCGGACGTCCACGAGGCGCTGTCGCAGGGCGGCGAAGCACTGTCCGCGCTGATCCGCGCCCGCCTCACCCTCGACCACCGGTCCCGGCTGCTCCTCGTCGTCGACCAACTGGAGGAACTGTTCACCCTCTGCCCGGACCCCGCCGTCCGCCGCCGCTTCGTCGACGCGCTGCACGGCCTCACCGGCGGTGACGAGCCGGCCGCCGTGGTCGTGTACGCGCTGCGCTCGGATGCCTACGGTGACTGCGCCGCCCACCCCTTCCTCGCCGACGGACTGGTGCACCGCCAGGTCATCGTCGGCCCGATGACGGAGGACGAGGTGCGCAGGACCATGACCCGGCCGGCCGAGCGGAGCCGCCTGAAGCTCGCCCCGGGCCTGGTCGACGTCATCGTGCGCGACCTGCGCGCCACCACGCGCGTCGACGGCCAGTCGTACGAGACGAGTCGGCTGCCGTTGCTCGCGCACGCCCTGCGGGCCACCTGGCAGCAGCGCCGCGACGACACCCTCACGGTGGACAGCTACCAGGACACCGGCGGTATCGCCGAAGCGGTGCAGGCGAGCGCCGAAGACGAATTCACCAGGTTGGACGACGCCGATCACCAGGTGGTGCGGCAGATGTTCCTCGCCCTGGTCCGCACCGGTGAGAACGGCGAGGTGAGCCGGCGCCGCCGTACGCGCGCCGACCTGCTCCTGGCGATGTCCCGGCCGGAGCGCCTCCCCGACCTCGTCCAGCGGTTCACCGCCGCCCGTCTGCTCACCCAGGGGGTGGAGCGCGGCGAGGCCACCGTGGAGATCACCCACGAGGCGCTGCTGCGGGCCTGGCCGCGGCTACGCGGCTGGATCGCCGAGGCGGGCAGCGGTGCGCTGACCCGCCAGGCGGCGGAGGAGACGGCTGTGGCCTGGGAACGCGGCGGGCGCCAGGACGCGGGACTGCTCTACTCCGGCGGCCGGCTGGAGGCCGCTACCGCCTGGGCGGAGGACACCGGCCCCGAAGAGGTCGGTCCGCTGCTCGCCGACTTCCTCGCCGCATCCCGGCGCCAGGAGCGCCGGACACGACTCGTCCGGAAGGGCGCGGTGGTGACCGTCGTCGTCCTGGCCGTCGTCGCCTCGGCACTGGCGGTCTTCTCCTCGCAGCAGCGCGAACTCGCCGTCCGACAGCGCAACGACGCCATCTTCAGCCGGGTCGCCGCCGAAGCGGACCGCCGGCGCGACGCGGACCCCGCGCTGGCCGCCCAACTCGACCTTGTCGCCCACGAGATGCGCCCCACACCCGAAGGGCGCACCCGGCTCATCCGGGCATCGGGGACCGTCCTGCCGATGGCCCTGCCCGGCGCGCACGGCATCGTGCACTCCACGGCGTTCCGCGAGGACGGCACCCTGCTCACCGGCACGGACCGGGTACGGCTGTGGGACGTCAAGCCGGACGCCGCCGCGAAGGTGCTGGGGACCGCCGCCTCCCCGGGCCCGGGGATCCGGGTCGCCGCGGCGTACGACGCGCGGGGCGCCCTCGCGGCCGTCGGCTCCGGGGACGGGACGTTCCGGCTCGTGGACGTCTCCGACCCCCGGCGGCCCGTGCCTCTGTCCGCCTGGACGCAGGCCGGTGCCGGTGCCGTCCCCGTCCTGTCGTTCAGCCCGGACGGGCGCACACTGGCGCTGGGGACGAAGGACCAGCGCGACGGGGTCACCCGGGGAACCGTGCAGCTGTGGGACGTCGGCGACCCCCGCCGACCCCGGCGGGTGAGCACCGTGCTGTCGCTTCGCGGGCAGCACGTCGGCTCCGTCGCCTTCAGCCCCGTCGGCGCCACCCTGGCGGTCGGCGGCGGCACCGCTCCCCGAAGTTCCCTGCTGCGCCTGTGGGACGTGAGCGACCCGGCCCGTCCGGCCGCACTGGGAGGGAACCTTGGTGGCCACACCACCATCGTCAATCGGGTGGTCTTCAACTCCACAGGGAACCTGATGGCCAGCGCGGCCAGCGACCGCAAGGTGTACCTCTGGGACACGTCGGACCCCGGCGAACCGAAGCAGGTCCAGCACCTGATCCTCGGCAGCGAGGCGACCGCCCTCGCCTTCAGCGCGGACTGGCGCCTCCTCGCCACCGGGGAGAACTCCGGAGACGTCAACCTGTGGAACGTGGCGGCCCCCGCCTTCGCCCGCCCCGTGGCCCCCACGCTCCGCGGCCACACCAGTACCCTCACCCAACTCGCCTTCGATGCCGACGGACGGACCCTGGTCAGCGGCAGCGGGGACGGCCGGATCCAGGTGTGGCGGATACCGGGGACCCTGGTCGTCACGGACCACGGCGCCTGGGTGGCCGCCGTCGCGCTGAGCGGTGACGGGAGACTCCTGGCGGCGGCGTCCGGCGCCTGGGTGTCGCTCTGGGACGTCTCCGACCCTCGCCGCCCCACCCGCGTCGGCACCCTGCCGCAGTCCCCCGGGACGGTGTCCGCGCTGTCCTTCCGCCCCGGGCCCTCGGACCGGCCGGTCCTGGCCACCGGTGAGGTCGCCGGACGCGTACGGCTGTGGGACGTGGCGGCGCCGGCCCACCCCCGGAGGGTCAGCGACGCACCCGGTGCGCTGCCCCACCAGGTCGGAGGCCTCGTCTTCGACGCTCAGGGGCACACCCTGATCGCCACCGCAATGGGGTACGAGCGGGGGTTCGACGGCGGTGTGCGCGCTTGGGCCGTCACCGACCCGTCCCGCCCCGCCGCTCTCCACAACGCTCACCTCGCCGCCCGCACACCCCCACTGAGGGCTGTCGCGGCGGCCCCGGCAAGCGGCCACGTCTACACGGGCGACACCGTCAGCGGCAGGTTGCGCGTGTGGAGGACCGGACCTGGGACCGCACCCGTACCGGTACGCGGCACGGCCGGCGGGCAGATGGTCATGGCACTCGCCGCCGACCCGCGCGGCCGCCTGCTCGTGACCGGCAGCGGCGAGAGCCTGGTCCGGTTCTGGGACGTCTCCGACCCCCGGTCACCCGTGGCCGCCGGTGCCCCGTCACGTGCCGGCGGGCCGGTGTACAGCGTCGGGTTCTCGACGGACGGCCGGCTCGCCGCCGCGGGGAACTCCATCGGGGAGATCCGCCTGTGGGACACGGCCGATCCCACCCGGACCGCCGCCTACGGCTCGCCGGTGAGCGGACACCGGGGCACCGTCCGGTCCCTGGTGTTCACCCCGCACGACGGCACGCTGATCTCCGGAGGGGAGGACGGAACGCTGCGCCTGTGGCAGACCGACCCCGATGCCGCCCGGGCCGTGGTCTGCGCGGCCACCCGGTTCGCGATGACCCCCGAGCGCTGGAAGGAGTACGTCTCCACGGCGTTGCCGTACGCGCCGCCCTGCCGCCGCTGA